Proteins from one Penaeus monodon isolate SGIC_2016 chromosome 39, NSTDA_Pmon_1, whole genome shotgun sequence genomic window:
- the LOC119597421 gene encoding uncharacterized protein LOC119597421: MELVPLDVLWCQCQGNANATPHLHQIHNKVAQMHADAAHHALCYVGVVLALYLLGLAIIIRRSGRSERQTAASAVSSCFCGALSSVVRFAASVGRQRARPDLQQQQQQQVKTTISLPPEPLQQMPGAPPPGILRPTKPPSLQVHLLVPDDDDEMEISMITSVA; this comes from the coding sequence ATGGAGCTGGTGCCCCTTGACGTGCTGTGGTGCCAGTGCCAGGGCAACGCCAACGCCACGCCGCACCTGCATCAGATCCACAACAAGGTGGCACAGATGCATGCGGACGCCGCCCACCACGCCCTCTGCTACGTGGGCGTGGTCCTCGCCCTGTACCTGCTCGGCCTCGCCATCATCATCCGACGCTCGGGGCGCTCCGAGCGGCAGACGGCGGCATCGGCGGTCTCGTCGTGCTTCTGCGGCGCCCTCTCCTCCGTCGTCCGCTTCGCCGCTTCCGTCGGGAGGCAAAGGGCGCGGCCGGATcttcagcaacaacagcagcagcaggttAAGACCACGATATCTCTGCCGCCGGAGCCTCTTCAGCAGATGCCAGGGGCGCCGCCTCCCGGCATCCTCAGGCCAACCAAGCCTCCGTCGTTGCAGGTGCACCTCCTGGTTCCCGACGATGACGACGAGATGGAGATCTCCATGATCACCTCCGTGGCCTAG